The segment AATAAACCACTCATACCAATAGCATCTGGTTTGATCTCTCTATATTTTTTACACATTTCTTCGACAGGCACTTTTATACCAAGATTATGTACTTCATATCCATTATTTGATAAAATAATATCAACTAGGTTTTTACCAATATCATGTACATCGCCCTTTACAGTTGCCAAAAGGATTGTGCCTTTTTTTTGTTCCTTCTTCTTTTCCAAATATGGTTCTAAATATTTTATTGACATCTTCATTGTTTCTGCAGATTCAAGTACAAAGGGTAAAAGTATTTTGCCCTCGCCAAAAAGCCTTCCTACCTCCTTCATTGCCTCCAGTAATATATTATTTATTATTTCAATTGCAGCATACTTTTCTAATAATCTCTGCAGTATTTTTTCTATGTCAATTTTATCGCCCTTTAAAATTTTTTCTTTTATAAGCTCTTCATCACTCATATTTTTACTAATCTTAGTATCAAAGTAACCAGCATTATCTGAGAAATACTTAATAAAATTTGTTAGACTATTCTCTTCGCCATATATTAAGTCTAAGCATAACCTTCTTTTCTCATCATCTATATTTGCTATAGGGATTATCTTTTTTGGATCTATTATAGCCATATCTAAACCGGCATCTATTGCCTCTTTTAAAAAAATACTATTTAGATAAGGCCTCGAATTCTTAGATAGACCAAAGGAAATATTGCTAACACCTAAAATTGTATTTACTGCCGGCAATTCTTTTTTAATTAGTTTTAACGCATTTAACGTTTCAACACCAGCAAACCTCAAGGATTTATCCCCTGCCCCAATTGAAAAGGTAAGTGGATCAATTATTAAATCCTCTGATTTATAACCATAAAAATTTACCCATTTATCATATATTCTTTTTGCGATACTCAACTTTTTATCAGCCTTTAGTGCCATCCCTTCTTCATCAATACAAAGACCTATCATAACAGCTGGGAGATACCTAATTATCTCAAAAACTTTTTTTAACTTATCTCCACCATCTTCAAAATGAACAGAATTTATAATTGGCTTACCTGCATAGCTTTTTAAAGCCGTCTCAATAGCATCAGGATTTGTTGAATCAATACAAATTGGCTTTATTATATTTTTATTTGCTAAAGATACTATTTTTTCTAAATCATCTATTTCGTTACGCCCTGGGTATGCAACTGAAATATCTAAGAAGTGTGCATAATCTTCCTCTTTTTTTAAAAATTGTAACATTGAATCATAATCATCATTTAATAATAAGTTCCTAAATATTTTACTACCATTAACATTTCCTCGCTCAGCTATAATAGCTGGAGGGGGTTCCTGCCTTAAAGTAGATATATTGAATAGGCTGCTACCCTTTCCAATATAGGGTATTTTCTTTATTCCTCTTCTTTTATATTGCTCAATAATACTATTTAACTCTTTTATATACTCAGGTGTAGTTCCACAACAACCTCCTACAATATCAACAAAAGATTTATCGCATAGACTCTCTATAATTTTTGCAAAATCCTTAGAAGATAAATCATAAACCAATTTACCGTCTACATTTTTAGGTAACCCAGCATTTGGAATAACCGATATAAGTCTAGACCATTTATTATTTAACTCATTTAATGGGCTTATCATCTTATCAGGACCAAAGGAACAGTTAAAACCCAATGATATTATTGGAAAACATTCTGCTAATGAAACAATAGCGTCGATATTTGAACCTAAAAGCATATACCCATTATCCTGCAAAGAAACAGACAACATAACATAGATGTTTGAATTATGTTTTTTTAGTGTTGTAAATGTAGCAAACAGCGCTGCCTTTACTTGGAGTAGATCCTGGGCTGTTTCAATTAAGATTAAATCTGCTGATGCATCAATAAAAGCCTCTATTTGTGGCCTATATGCATCCTGGAGTTCATCAAAGGTTATCTGTTTTAAACTTGGTAACTTATTGGTTGGTCCAATTGATGCTGCCACAAATTTCCCATATTTATTTGCTGCCTCTTTTGCAATCTTAACAGCCTCAAAATTAATTTTATAGCATTCCTTTTCAAGAGAATACTCACTTAATATTACCTTGTTAGCCCCAAAGGTATTTGTTTCAATTACATCTGCACCTGCATCTAAAAAAGATTTATGAATATCATAGATTATTTCAGGTGCAAATATATTCAAATACTCGTTACAACCCTGATATTTTTCATCTATTCCATTCGGAATATTAATATTTTGCAAGGAGGTGCCCATCGCACCATCAAATAGTATTATCTTATCTGAATTTAATAAATTCTCAAAATGCATATCACAATATAATATTAAATCATTTGAAAATAACAACTTTTAATTTAAAATGGATGCTAAAACAATCAATTTATAATTCTTTAGAACTTCCTAGTTACATGTTCATGTAGTTAAAAATTACATATTCTTTTGCTAACCATAGTGCAGAACGGCCAAAATCAATAAATTTTTTCTCATCTTCAAGAAAAAAACTGAAGGCTTTCTGTCCTTCTGGTGTAGTAATGGCCTCAAGCAATGCATTATGCTCAAACCAAAGCTCAGCGTGCCCTGTAAAGGGCTCATCTACAACCCTCCGAGCTTGTCCAAGCATTGGCCCCAATTCATCCTTCAGCCGATGAACCTGAATATATCTTAAGATCGCTGCTGTTAAGGCATGTTGCCGAACTTTAGGGCCATGAGTACATAGCCAGTAGAATTGAGCTTGGTCTAAGGTGAGCGTCTTCAAATGACGCAAGGGGTAGTAAAGTTTAAGCACATTATTATCAGGTGAAGCAAAAATATTCTCTCCAGCTGGATTAACTTGCGGAATTTCATAAGCCAGCCACAAGGGAGACCTGGAGTGATCAATAAATACCTTCTCATCTTCAAGAAGCTTACTTGCAGCAAATTGTCCCTCCTGTGATTGAAACGCTGCCACCAAATCCTCCATACTATTCCACCACAACTCTGCTACCCCATCATAAGGTCCCATAGTGCCACGTTGTTGAGAAAATATATGATTTAATTCATCATCAATTGTATGAAGTTGAATGTACTTCTGTACCTTCAAAGCCTCACGATGCTTGGCAACAAGTGTACCATGATTATTGAGCCAGTATTCATAAAATTTATCAGATGCAATATCCTCCCGTTTTTTTAGAACAAATTCTAAACGAATCATTTTTACTCCAGTTTACTTGTTAATACTTGTAAATTCAATATCCCCGTATGATAAGGCCTCAATATATAATATGAGTTCGCTAAATATTTCTTTCTTTACCCTCCCAGTATTTCTGTCTGACGAGTTTTTTATCATACTTACCCACAGGAGTCCGTGGTATCTGCTCTACAAACTCAATCTTTTTAGGTCTTTTATAAGCTGAAAGTCTTTGCCTACAAAACTGGATAAGATCTTCCTCAGTAATTTCTTTATCTGGAGCTTTCACAACAACAGCACACACAGCTTCACCCCACTTCTCATCGGGAATTCCAATAACAATCACCTCTTTGACTGCCGGATGTTGAGATAAAACATGTTCTACTTCAGCGGAATAAACGTTCATCCCACCACTAATGATCATATCCTTTTTTCGATCCACCAGGTATATAAAGCCATCTTCATCTATCTTTGCCATATCTCCCGTATATAACCAACCATTAATTATAGTCTTTTTCGTTTCCTCAGGCTGCCGCCAATAGCCTTTCATCATATGCGGTCCCCTTGTGATAATCTCGCCAGGGGTATCGATTCCCACTTCATTTCCATTATCATCAACCACTTTTACCTGTGACATTAGTATTGGCATTCCACAGGAAGAAAGACGCTTTTTTTTGTTTTGTTGAATTGCTTCAATATGCTGACTTTTACTTAAGACTGTCGTCTGATTGGCAACCTCCATTTGCGAATAAGCCTGAAGAAAGATTGGACCCAATTCCTCGATAGCCTCCTCTAGTCGCCTGGGCGATATAGGAGCAGCGCCGTAAACAATTGTTCTTAAACTGGACAAATCGTAATTTTTTCTAGCTGGATGATCTAGAAATGTATATATCATTGTAGGAACCATGAATGTCTCTGTCACTTTTTCTTTTTCAATGGCCTGAAATACCTTTTCGGGATCAAATCCATCCATTATGAGAACACGTCCACCTCTAAGCAGGCAAGATGGCACCAAAAATCCAGCTGAATGTGGCAATGGAGCAGTCTGAAGCATAACTTCACCTTCAAATATCTCCATTTCTAAAATCTGACTATAAATAATACTAACATAAGACTTATGCGTGTGCATCACACCTTTTGGTGCTCCAGTTGTGCCGCCAGTATACATTATTGCAATCAAATCTTCCTGATTAACTAAGCCTTCAGGCGTCTGACTAGGGGATTCTGATATTAATTTATAAAAATCAATGACAGGCTGCGAGAGAAACTCTTTATCCTCTGTTATAGCAACAATAAACTCAATGGACTCATAATCCTGAAAAAAAAGACCACATTTATTATAAAAATAATCGTCCAATATCACGGCTCTAGCACCAGAATCTTTTAGCCGGTACTCAATATCCTCCTTAACCTGCATTTTATTAATTGGAATTTTTATTAAACCAATTTTTGCTGTGGCAATGTCTGCATAAATCCACTCAATGCAGTTAACGCACATTACCACAACCCGATCTCCTTTTTGCAAGCCCAGTGAAGATAATCCGTTAGCCAATTTATTCACTGTAGAATGTACCTCGGAATATAAGTAATTCCGGCCATTAATCGTAAATGCAGTCTTATCCTTGTATTTTCTAAAAGCTTTATCTATCAAATTTCCAAAACTTGTCTCTAACATAATTAACAAACCTACTTCTACAAGCTGATATCTATTATTATCTTACTTTCAAAATGATCTACTTAACTTTTTCAAGTATATGAATGCACATAGCAGCTTCTTCAACACCAATATTGCCTCCGCCATTTTCAGCAAGAGCAAGTCTAGCACCTTCAACCTGGCGTTTGCCAGCCTCACCTCTTAACTGAAGACCTAGCTCATATATCTGCGCTAAACCCGAAGCCCCAATAGGATGGCCCCGACATTCCAAGCCTCCACTCGTATTGACTGGTTTTTCACCGCCTAAGGTAGTCGCACCAGATTCTGCATAAGGCCCACCTTCACCAAGCTTACAAAAACCCATTGCTTCAGTCTGATGTAATTCACCATATGCAGTTGCATCGTGCAATTCAG is part of the Deferribacterota bacterium genome and harbors:
- a CDS encoding long-chain-fatty-acid--CoA ligase, which produces MLETSFGNLIDKAFRKYKDKTAFTINGRNYLYSEVHSTVNKLANGLSSLGLQKGDRVVVMCVNCIEWIYADIATAKIGLIKIPINKMQVKEDIEYRLKDSGARAVILDDYFYNKCGLFFQDYESIEFIVAITEDKEFLSQPVIDFYKLISESPSQTPEGLVNQEDLIAIMYTGGTTGAPKGVMHTHKSYVSIIYSQILEMEIFEGEVMLQTAPLPHSAGFLVPSCLLRGGRVLIMDGFDPEKVFQAIEKEKVTETFMVPTMIYTFLDHPARKNYDLSSLRTIVYGAAPISPRRLEEAIEELGPIFLQAYSQMEVANQTTVLSKSQHIEAIQQNKKKRLSSCGMPILMSQVKVVDDNGNEVGIDTPGEIITRGPHMMKGYWRQPEETKKTIINGWLYTGDMAKIDEDGFIYLVDRKKDMIISGGMNVYSAEVEHVLSQHPAVKEVIVIGIPDEKWGEAVCAVVVKAPDKEITEEDLIQFCRQRLSAYKRPKKIEFVEQIPRTPVGKYDKKLVRQKYWEGKERNI
- a CDS encoding homocysteine S-methyltransferase family protein; its protein translation is MHFENLLNSDKIILFDGAMGTSLQNINIPNGIDEKYQGCNEYLNIFAPEIIYDIHKSFLDAGADVIETNTFGANKVILSEYSLEKECYKINFEAVKIAKEAANKYGKFVAASIGPTNKLPSLKQITFDELQDAYRPQIEAFIDASADLILIETAQDLLQVKAALFATFTTLKKHNSNIYVMLSVSLQDNGYMLLGSNIDAIVSLAECFPIISLGFNCSFGPDKMISPLNELNNKWSRLISVIPNAGLPKNVDGKLVYDLSSKDFAKIIESLCDKSFVDIVGGCCGTTPEYIKELNSIIEQYKRRGIKKIPYIGKGSSLFNISTLRQEPPPAIIAERGNVNGSKIFRNLLLNDDYDSMLQFLKKEEDYAHFLDISVAYPGRNEIDDLEKIVSLANKNIIKPICIDSTNPDAIETALKSYAGKPIINSVHFEDGGDKLKKVFEIIRYLPAVMIGLCIDEEGMALKADKKLSIAKRIYDKWVNFYGYKSEDLIIDPLTFSIGAGDKSLRFAGVETLNALKLIKKELPAVNTILGVSNISFGLSKNSRPYLNSIFLKEAIDAGLDMAIIDPKKIIPIANIDDEKRRLCLDLIYGEENSLTNFIKYFSDNAGYFDTKISKNMSDEELIKEKILKGDKIDIEKILQRLLEKYAAIEIINNILLEAMKEVGRLFGEGKILLPFVLESAETMKMSIKYLEPYLEKKKEQKKGTILLATVKGDVHDIGKNLVDIILSNNGYEVHNLGIKVPVEEMCKKYREIKPDAIGMSGL
- a CDS encoding EthD domain-containing protein — its product is MIRLEFVLKKREDIASDKFYEYWLNNHGTLVAKHREALKVQKYIQLHTIDDELNHIFSQQRGTMGPYDGVAELWWNSMEDLVAAFQSQEGQFAASKLLEDEKVFIDHSRSPLWLAYEIPQVNPAGENIFASPDNNVLKLYYPLRHLKTLTLDQAQFYWLCTHGPKVRQHALTAAILRYIQVHRLKDELGPMLGQARRVVDEPFTGHAELWFEHNALLEAITTPEGQKAFSFFLEDEKKFIDFGRSALWLAKEYVIFNYMNM